One genomic window of Desulfovibrio aminophilus DSM 12254 includes the following:
- a CDS encoding monovalent cation:proton antiporter family protein: MELPFFREFVIIFGLSIAVIYSCYKIKLPPIVGFLITGVLAGPYGFGLVKAVHEVETIAEIGVVLLLFTIGLELSLGELARLKKPVFLGGAAQVLLTIIVFDGLAVSLGYEPGQATFFGFLVALSSTAIVLRILQQRAEMNSPHGRVSLSILIFQDLIIVPMMLLMPYLSGKTPALGSSLLYLTLQGGGLILLVFFLARKIVPRILRLIVGTRSRELFLLTTLALCLSIAWLTSSMGLSLSLGAFMAGLIMSESEYSLSALEGILPFRDVFTSIFFISVGMLLNVQFLLDNPLLVAGVTLSVLLLKALLAGLAAFILGYPLRPAILVGLALCQVGEFSFVLAKTGLGFGLLSPDTYQLFLSASILTMALTPLLIAISPQAADRILRLPLPSLMRKRSFEREMEQVCHAGCDLRDHIVIIGFGVGGRHLARAAKTAGIPYTILEMNPDTVRTASAAGEPIAYGDATQPAVLEHAGIQHARVVVVVVSDPAAIRRITDTVHRVKPSIHIIVRTRFVSEVEPLRALGANDVIPEEFETSVEIFTRALTRYMVPRAEIERFTEEIRSESYDMLRQVNIASEPLAALSRYFTGYDVSGLTVEEGCMLDGLTLEATGLRKTHGLTVVAVRRGGDMLANPDGTLRLEAGDVAYVFGSSTDIAAKAGLFLARKRAWVEA, encoded by the coding sequence ATGGAACTACCTTTTTTTCGCGAGTTCGTCATCATTTTCGGGTTGTCCATCGCGGTCATCTACTCCTGTTACAAGATCAAACTTCCGCCCATCGTCGGTTTCCTGATCACCGGAGTGCTGGCCGGTCCCTACGGCTTCGGGCTGGTCAAGGCCGTGCATGAGGTCGAGACCATCGCCGAAATCGGCGTGGTCCTGCTCCTGTTCACCATCGGCCTGGAGCTGTCCCTGGGCGAGCTGGCCCGGCTGAAGAAGCCGGTCTTCCTGGGCGGCGCGGCCCAGGTGCTCCTGACCATCATCGTTTTCGACGGGCTGGCCGTGTCCCTGGGCTACGAGCCGGGCCAGGCCACCTTCTTCGGCTTCCTGGTTGCCCTCTCCTCCACGGCCATCGTCCTGCGCATCCTCCAGCAGCGGGCCGAAATGAACAGCCCGCACGGCCGGGTCTCCCTGTCGATCCTCATCTTCCAGGATCTGATCATCGTCCCGATGATGCTGCTCATGCCCTATCTCTCGGGGAAAACGCCCGCCCTGGGCTCCTCCCTGCTCTACCTGACCCTCCAGGGCGGCGGCCTCATCCTTCTGGTCTTCTTCCTGGCCCGCAAGATCGTCCCCCGGATTCTGCGCCTCATTGTCGGCACCCGCAGCCGCGAACTCTTCCTGCTGACTACCCTGGCCCTGTGCCTGTCCATCGCCTGGCTGACGTCCAGCATGGGCCTCTCGCTCTCCCTGGGCGCGTTCATGGCCGGCCTGATCATGTCCGAGTCCGAGTATTCGCTGAGCGCTCTCGAGGGCATCCTGCCCTTCCGGGACGTATTCACGAGCATCTTCTTCATCTCCGTGGGCATGCTCCTGAACGTTCAATTCCTGCTGGACAACCCGCTGCTGGTGGCCGGAGTCACGCTTTCCGTGCTCCTGCTCAAGGCCCTGCTGGCTGGGCTGGCGGCCTTCATCCTGGGCTACCCCCTGCGGCCGGCCATCCTGGTGGGTCTGGCCCTCTGCCAGGTGGGCGAGTTCTCCTTCGTCCTGGCCAAGACCGGCCTGGGCTTCGGGCTTCTGAGCCCGGACACCTACCAGCTGTTCCTTTCGGCCAGCATCCTGACCATGGCCCTGACGCCCCTGCTCATCGCGATCTCGCCCCAGGCGGCGGACCGCATCTTGCGCCTGCCGCTGCCTTCGCTGATGCGGAAGCGGTCCTTCGAGCGCGAGATGGAGCAGGTCTGCCACGCGGGCTGCGACCTCCGGGACCACATCGTGATCATCGGCTTCGGCGTGGGCGGACGGCACTTGGCCCGGGCCGCCAAGACCGCCGGGATTCCCTACACCATCCTGGAGATGAACCCGGACACCGTGCGCACGGCCTCGGCCGCCGGGGAGCCCATCGCCTACGGCGACGCCACGCAGCCCGCCGTGCTGGAGCACGCGGGCATCCAACACGCCCGGGTCGTGGTCGTCGTGGTCTCGGATCCGGCGGCCATCCGGCGCATCACCGACACCGTGCACCGCGTCAAGCCGTCGATCCACATCATCGTGCGCACCCGCTTCGTCAGCGAGGTGGAGCCCCTGCGCGCCCTGGGGGCCAACGACGTGATCCCCGAGGAGTTCGAGACCTCGGTGGAGATATTCACCCGCGCCCTGACCCGCTACATGGTTCCCCGGGCGGAGATCGAGCGCTTTACCGAGGAGATCCGTTCCGAGAGCTACGACATGCTCCGCCAGGTGAACATCGCCAGCGAACCCCTGGCCGCCCTGTCCCGCTACTTCACGGGCTACGACGTGAGCGGCCTGACCGTGGAGGAGGGCTGCATGCTCGACGGCCTGACCCTGGAGGCGACCGGCCTGCGCAAGACCCACGGGCTCACCGTGGTGGCCGTGCGCCGGGGCGGGGACATGCTGGCCAACCCGGACGGCACCCTGCGCCTGGAGGCCGGGGACGTGGCCTACGTCTTCGGTTCTTCAACCGACATCGCGGCCAAGGCCGGGCTGTTTTTGGCCCGCAAGCGGGCCTGGGTCGAGGCATGA
- a CDS encoding DUF1538 domain-containing protein → MAKIPRDFLETAGSLLPVTLVVLLLQAALGFLDAEGLARYLGGTILSTAGLLLFLRGVNISLLPLGELVGGQLPRVSSLWLLLCLAFIVGASANAADPSLQILAQHMKTTAGEVNPALLLLVVVAGIGVFVSLALLRIALGLHPALLLGLGYGLVLALSLVVPEAAVPIALDAGGVATGPLTVPFLISLGLGFVSVLGGRNTSSDGFGLLGLAALGPVLGVMLLGTVLG, encoded by the coding sequence TTGGCGAAAATCCCCCGCGATTTCCTGGAAACGGCCGGTTCGCTGCTGCCCGTCACCCTGGTGGTGCTGCTGCTCCAGGCCGCCCTCGGCTTCCTGGACGCCGAGGGGCTGGCCCGCTATCTGGGCGGCACGATCCTGTCCACGGCCGGGCTGCTGCTCTTCCTGCGCGGCGTGAACATCTCCCTGCTGCCCTTGGGAGAGTTGGTCGGCGGACAGCTGCCGCGCGTGTCCTCGCTCTGGCTTCTGCTCTGCCTGGCCTTCATCGTGGGGGCCTCGGCCAACGCCGCCGATCCCTCGCTCCAGATCCTGGCCCAGCACATGAAGACCACCGCTGGCGAGGTAAACCCGGCGCTTCTCCTCCTGGTGGTGGTGGCTGGCATCGGAGTCTTCGTCAGCCTGGCCCTGCTGCGCATCGCCCTGGGCCTGCATCCGGCGCTGCTCCTGGGCCTGGGCTACGGGCTGGTGCTGGCGCTCTCCCTGGTCGTGCCCGAGGCCGCGGTGCCCATCGCCCTGGACGCCGGTGGCGTGGCCACCGGCCCGCTGACCGTGCCGTTCCTCATTTCCCTGGGGCTGGGCTTCGTCTCGGTCCTGGGCGGCCGGAACACCTCCTCGGACGGCTTCGGCCTGCTGGGCCTGGCGGCCCTGGGGCCGGTGCTCGGCGTCATGCTTCTGGGAACGGTGCTGGGATGA